The following DNA comes from Meles meles chromosome 8, mMelMel3.1 paternal haplotype, whole genome shotgun sequence.
TTTGATGAACACTACAGCTATTTCCACAATTTGGTCATtgcagataatgctgctgtaaccTTTGGCaggcatgtatccctttgagttagtTATTTGTATTCtctgaaatgaatgaattttagaatttcatGATACAACCCCTGGTATGCATCTATTCAAGGCATGTTGTGAATGTGCTCTGCTCACTATGAGCATTGAATTCTATTGGCAATTCTAAGTTGACAATACACACTACCCCTTCAGTAATGAAGCACcaacagaggaagaaaatggcTTCTTGCTGCAAAAGTAAGTTCTCTCACACTCCATTAACTAGATACAAGGATACTGAGTATTTCTGAATGCCTCTCAAACTTTCTTTTATTCCATTGATACAACCCAATTTTAGATggaattatattcatttttttaagattttatgtatttatttgacagagagagatcacaagtaggcagagaggcaggcagagagagagagagagggaagcaggctccccgctgagcagagagccccatgcgggactcgatcccaggaccctgagatcatgacctgagccgaaggcagcggcttaacccactgagccacccaggcgccctattcatttttttcctttaaggtcgTTTCTACCAGTCTGTCCTTCAATGATGGAAAATATGTTGTATCTATGGTGTATTGTAAATTCTTATTTAGTCTTGACGGCataaatagttttacttctttccctATTACAGCTGTAGAAGTCTCTTGCTGTACCCCTTGTTTAACAATCACAGAAATTATCTCAATATAATGAGCCCTTTGTAGTACTACATTTAGAAAATCCCATACAGAATGCCTCTGTTATACTAATAGTCAAAGGAACCATTAAAGCAattgtataagaaaaaaaaatacgtacattctcatatatatatatatatatatatatatatatatatatagcattttgGCCTTTGGTTCACTAGGAtgaaacttttttcaagataaCCTAATGATATAATGAAAAGAACTTCTTGACACAGTTAGCTCCTTTGCTCTGAATGTGCTCAACGGAAGGCTGGATACTTTAATTGAAATGTGCCTTAGAGAGAATTACAAGTCATAGAGAacaagagtttctttctttctttctttctttctttctttctttctttctttctttctttctttctttcctttcttttccttccttccttccctcctttctttcattctttctggatGTTTATTGTTTGAACTGTTGTGATTGTATAAATATCTTTCTCTTTATGAAAACAGAGTGTAGAACTGAGATGTGAGGAGTATTTCATGATCCATATGTCAGAGTTGAGCTCTCAGGTAAAGTAAGAACCAGGCTGGCATTATGAGGGAAGCTACGAGTTTGAGGACAGaagtacagaaaaaagaaaggaaatcagcTGTCCTTTTTAGAGTGCATCCAGCAAGTCATGATATACACTATCGTATTTGATATGTGTACAGTTTAAGTGATCAACCGAAGTCCTCAATTCATCTTTTGCTTTCTGAGGTAATTTTGATATGCCAGAGCTTTCTCATGGCATTTTTCACTTCTGCATTCCTCAGGGTATAGATGATTGGGTTGAGAAAAGGGGTCCCAATAGTATAAAATACAGCCACCATCTTGTCCATGGGGAAAGTGGTTGGGGGGcgtgtatatatgaatatacatggaCCAAAGAATAAAATTACTACGATGATGTGAGAAGTGCAAGTTGAGAgagcttttttcctcccttctccactGTGATTTCTCAAGGAATGCAAGATGACAATGTATGAGATCATCAGAATCACAAAACTGCTTGAGCAAATGGCCCCACTGTTAGACACCAACAGTAGGTTGATCCTGTAGGTGTCCATGCAAGCAAGTTTCAGCAAGGGTTGCAAATCACAGCAGTAATGATCAATCAAATTGGGTCCACAGAAAGGCAGTCTCAAGGCCAGGATAATCTGAGCtatagaatggataaaagaccctaTCCATGCAAGAATAATAAGGACAATGCAGACCTGTCGTCTCATGATGGTTGGGTAATGTAAGGgcttacagatggccacataacGATCAGCAGCCATGAGGATGAGCACAAAGATCTCCATACAGCCAAATAAATGTAGGGCAAAGACTTGAGTCATGCACTCATTGTACGTTATGATTTTTTTTGCAGAGAGGGAATCCACAATTAGTCTGGGAGCTGTGGACGTGGAGAAACAGGAATCAGCAAGGgacaaataaaataggaaaaagtacatggggctCCCAAGTGTCCTGCTGGACTTGATGGTCACAATAATCAGCAAATTCCCTACCACAGTTCctacataaaaaatgaagaagattaCAAATACCATTTTCTGTCTCATGGGATTTTCGGTCAATCCTAACAGTATGAACTCAGTTACGCTGTTATTTTGTTGCATTATTTTAGGAAAAGTGGAGAAATGAAAGGTTAGAAATAATCTACAGgcaaaaaaatattatgaatctACAGACAaatgtattatgaaatgactACTTCATTTGGATATCAAATCCATATACTCATGGATGTGTCAATTACTAGTGTGTAATCCCTTACCTTCTGTGTTGTTTTCTTCTGAATTAGGTGGTAAtcataatatttattcaaaatattcccCTGAGTGCTTATGGAAGCAAtgaaatataacaataataaaagagTATGTGATTCCTCAGGCATAATAAACATTAATTTAGGGATTGATATGAGATAGCATCTTTCTGAAGTGAAGGTCTTTTTTTCGTTTACAGCAAGGACCTATTAGGACAAGATGTTGCCAACTGGAGAAAACTCATTCATGGTTTACATAAGCTCTTTCATACTATTTAAGCCTGGTAGTTCAGTTATGAAGTATCTTCTAGTAAGTATTCTGAGCAATCAAGGCATGATGTACAAACTTTTGATAGTGTTTTCCATAATGATACctaaaagagagggaaggagagagagaaacagttaaaacaagagagaaacaaacaatgcTTTAGCTGTGAACATTCAGTCATTTGATCCAGTCCatcatgaaatttattttaatctgtCAGCTTGACTGTATATTTCATGTACTTTAATTCACAGTAATTTCTAGTTGTTTAGAGttttaaattcagtttctctcatgaactttttacatttttatattatattatattacattgtcCAAAGTTAAATTCTTCACTTTGTTCATATTTTAATGGGTCtttcagcttatttttttaagacacaaGGAGAGACTGActaaaatgaaggataaagaaCATTTGAATGTTCTTTATCAAGAACATTCAAATGAATCAAAATAGTTTTTTTCAAATTACATGTTATTTTAAGTACCAGAGATTTAGAAAATGAGTTAAGGAAGCTCCAAGTCACAGCTGAAACTTTTCAGTAGAATTCCTGGAATCTATTTTCTGGAGTATCCCATATCCTTACTTCAGTaagagaagatagaaaaagaagggaactaatatttatctatatatactaAACATTGGAATAAACCTTCACGATCCTATTTACATACATTTTCCAAATAGTACCACAATAAAATGCTTAAGTTCCAAGGCATTTAAGTATAGTTACATCAGGTATTACAAAGAAAGTATAATTTTGTCATATATAAATGGATTTCAGAgaccaatctttaaaaatacaatgaatagggtgtctgggtgtctcagtcaattTTGTCCCACCCTTGGTTttcactcaggttgtgatctcagggttttgtaATTGAGTCCAcagctgggctccttgctgggcataGAGGCAGCTTAAGATTCtatctcaccctctccctctgcttctttccctgttcaggatctctctttctttctaaatagatagacaaaatcttaaaaaaaaaaatgaatatgaaaatggaCCAAAGAGCTGATTCCAAAAGAAACCCTTCTTATTAAACACAGTTTGAAAATATTATCAATTTAAttcatggaaaaatatattcaatttaaattccaattatatATCCTTTCACCTATCATATTAATAAAGTGACATTTTTGACATATGTATTTTAACAAACACAGATGAAAATGATGTAGGAAACAATTGATCCCACACATTCTTGGTAGGAGTTAAAGGGGATGCAATCTCTCAGGGAGTGATTTTCAGCATTGATATTTCGATGTCACATAGACACAGGTCTAGCGTTCCCATTTGCTACAAGTAATCTCACTCAGAAGCACAAAGACAATCACAGCAGTCCTTTCCTTGTTGGCAAAAGGCCAGAGACCACTTCAATGCCCATAAGAAAGAAGCTTAATGAATCAAGGATGGTGTTTTATGCgatcattaaaaaaaggaaatggatatATATTcaatgttttctaaaatatgttgAAAAGTGATAGAGTTCTGAACTCTATGCTAAGGATGGTAATATTTTGATTTGCTCCAGAataatatatatcacacacacacacacatgaactcatatccattagtttttttttttttttaatttattttattttatttatttgacagagagaaatcacaactaggcagagaggcaggcagagagagaggaggaagcaggccctccgtggagccgagagcccgatgcggggcccgatcccaggaccccaggaccacaacccgagccgaaggcagaggccccaacccactgagccacccaggcgcccccatatccattagttttatttaagagagcatgGGGATAGCAGAATATTTGTGTCCTCAGGGTATGGAAATTGCATTCTTGGAATCAAAGTTAGGTGGATTACTTACCTTTGAAAAATACCCCCTTTGGTTGTTGAAAATATGTCATAATGATGCcgcattaaaaataaagcttttaaatacCTTCTCTTAGTAGATCGTTTATTAATCACCTTGGCATATTAGTGGTTCCTAACAACTGTCTTCTGACATAGGCTTTAGGGACAGCAAGATTCCTAGGACCAGAGAAGGTGAGTCACTATAGAGACAATTCTGGACTCACAGCTGTTAACCACATTATGGCCCAACCACACTGTCATTCACTGTAATTTCCCTGCACTCTTAGGAGTTTCCCAAATATACTCTTCGTCCAACTCCTCAGCAAACAGGAGTGAAAACTTGTCTGTGGTTTCTAAcagttaaatattattaaaagggATCAACCTCTCTATCCACCCATCTACTTATTGATATATGCtgtatttatcatctatctatccatctttcTATCAaccatctatcatcatctatcatACTTATCCATCCAGACCTATTGATCTATCTATATAACAGAGATACAGACAGAGCCATTTGTATAGTTCACATGTAACATTTATGAAAGGCTTACATTCAAAGGAAGCAACATAAGAGAGACAACTTTTATCTGTTTACTGTTAAATTTATCATCTAGGAAGAAAGTACATATTTATTAATAAGTATTAATAAAGTGAATGAAAGATGTAGGAGAGTTTCCTGTTGATACAATCCAATAGTTTTAGGTCCCATCCAATACTCACTTACCACTGAAAAGGGAAGCTGCTCCATCCCAAGTAAAATCATTATCTCCATGGAGCACTTCCTTGGACACtcaaatagatattatttctatttGCTTATCTCTCCACCAGGAGCTCCTGGGTTtttctatcatttggtcttctcagTTTCCATTGTAATCTATGTCTAGAAAATTCCCTAAACTTTCTATCCTTCCACAAATGGCTTTTCTGTGTCAGATTCACACTGTGGCATTGATCAGATTCATTTTCTGTGAGTTATATACACAGTTATGTTAATCCCTAACACAAATATTAACAGCTTTGATAAGAGTTTATGAGGTTAGGATGTTCagttctcctcctttcttctcaagATAATTTGGCTACTCTTTgctaaaatgagaatttaaaaaaaaatgtttctaaaattctGTCTGATCTCATTTGATGTCACTGAAGCTCAGGATCTCACCTGCTTGCCTGAAGAAGTTGGTCCTGGATGCATCCCACTCTTTCTGAAATCAAATCTCACATGGAATGTTGACTGGGAAATGCTTCCCTTTTGCTTTTCCTGCAGTACTATTTAAACAAGAATGATACAAAATATAGGAGTCTGGGGAAGGTAATTCCCTAAAGtcacccttcttttcttttttttcccttttcacccCTTCGTTTTAATTAAGAATCCTGAGCTAGAATTAGTATAGAACTTAATCATCAATATGTATTAACAGATTATGGGAAAAAGGTGATCTCTTCTTGAAATTAAAGGTGATTATTTGGGCCAATAAGGACATCTTTTggttggaatttaaaaaaatagaaataaaaacagtgattATCTATTGCTCTAGTGGCCGGTACATGTTTCTTTATACCATTaaccaaaaaaatgaatagaacttCTTAAgtaaatggctgattctaggactggTTCAGGGAATGTCCAAGATGAACTAGAGCATCCTGGAGTGATGGAAGTTAAGGAAGTGctaacacacacaggcacacacacacagacacacagacacagacacacacagacacacacacacactgtgatgagaatatggcaaagggacACAAGAACAAAGGGAAGAGCCCCTGTTGACAAAAGCTGGAAAAAACTGACGAACAAAAAAATGACTCTGAATTGAAATGTAACTCATAGTTTAAATAATCCGCAAGTTCATAAtgatattaaaaacttaaataaataatcaataggGAAAAATAGACTTACATGTAAGATGATAACAGAGGAAACTAAGCACAGAGTATGAGGGAAATCTATTTTTCACCATTTCCCTGTTAATATAAACCTGTTATAAAATATAATGGCTTATTTCAAGTAATATGTCATCAAAGTGTATTTCTGTTGTAGCATGGCTCAGGAAACTTCCTTTTCTATGccgaataatatttcactgtatgtgtaccacattttgtttgttcatatGTTGATGAACACTTGAGTGGCTTACCTATTTTTCTAGTATGATAATTGCTGATATGGACATGAGGGTACACATATCTCTTCCAATCCCCATTTCCAATGCTTTTGTTATATACCTGGAGGTGGAAATTAGGGATCACTTGATCATTGTATTGTTAACTTTCTGGAATGTCACACTGTCCTTCACAGTGATCtcacaatttttatatttatgaacaGTATGTACATAAGTTTTTAGTGATGTTAGGTATTTTCTCATATGCTCATTATCCATTTGGATGTATAtttttgataaatgtttattcaaaAGTTTTGTTGATATTGAGTTTTAGGAATTAATGAGTTGCCCTTTCACTCTATTGATTGTGGCCTTTGATGCATAGACGTTTTTAACTTTGAGcttattcaatttattcatttatttctatgtcATATGCAAGAAATCATTTCCTAACATAATGTCTtgaaggttttattcatttatattttcttctaaatattttacggttttagctcttacacttaggttttgatccattttgagtttattttgtatatggtgtaagttAAGCCCtacctttattcttttgcatatgaatTTCTAGTTTTTCCAAACTGTTGAAAAAAACATCCTTTTCCTATTAGATGATGTGGACACCCTTGTAGAAAGTCAGGTGACCATATAAGTGATGTTTTGTTTCTGGGATCTCCAATCTATTCCATTTGTCTGTGTACCTCTATTAATGCCATTACCACATTGTTTTCATTACTATAACATTATGATGAGCTTTAAAATCAGGAGACGTGAGACCCACAacactttcttttcaatattttttttcttttgactaaaGATctcttgagattccatatgaaacTCTCAGCTAATTTTTCTATATCCTCAAAAATTGCCGTCAGAGTTTTGATATGGGTTGTATTAAAAGTGTATTGCTTCAGATATTATTGACTTCTAAACAATATTGAGTCCCCTGATCCATGAAGATGTGACATCTTTCAGagtatacacacaaacacacacccactcactcacacacacacacacacacacacacacacacacaatgatctGTTACAAAGTATTTGGTTTTGTTTAGATGGAAGCTGAAGAGTGTAAAACCTGCAGAGTCAATGTGCCATTTTGAGTCTAAACACCAGAAACTGCTATAAGTCTGTAAAATTTAATGTCCCAGTTCATGTCCATGGGCAGGAGGCTCTGTACATTAGGAAGTTACCGTGTCAGAGTGGAAGCCATCAGACAGGAAGAGCTAATGGTTCAGCTGGTAGGCTCTCAGGCAGGAGAATCCCCTCTGACTGATGGATGGCTAGTCTTGTATAATATTCAGGCTTTCATTTGGTTGAATGAGGAATCACTTTAGTAAGAGCAATCTACTTTATGCACTCTCCCAATACAAAAGTTAATATCATCCAGAAAAATCTTAGTCATCACCCAAAGAAACAGTCAAACCAAAATCTGAGCATCCTGTGCACTAGAtaagttaacacataaaattaaacagTCCATTGATTATCCacactgtgtttgtgtgtgtgtgtgtgtaatctccATAAATCATAACTGATCTCCAAATAAAGACTATACATGGTTATAATTCCACCTAACATTGTACAACATCCTGcatgcaaatgaaaatacactAAAACCTCCACAAGAAGGCAAGGTAAAACGTTTGGATGATTTGTACTTTCCCCTTGATATTTAGTTAGCTAAAAACTatgatggaaaatgaaaatacaaaaaggctCTGGCACAAATTTAATATATCTTCAGTTTCATGGCaaggtaataaaaaagaaataaaaatgctttatataaatataaatatagatatagatatatatttacacacataaacatattcaaatataaagaataaataaaataattacatattcatTTTTGTAACAGCCCCATGATTAACTTATGCTTACTTTCTTCTATTATTCATTTTGTATTCAATGTGCCTTCAGCAAACAGGAAAACTGGTTGTGTTTCTTTAGCTGGTGGGGTGACACAGACTTTCATTCCTCAAGTGTCTGGGTCATTAGTAGTTCTGCCTTGACTGGGTTGTTTTAGTTTTCCATTGCCCTTGATCACAGAGCATGGTGGATACTAAATGTGGTCCTATAGATCTCCTGTATTCTAGATGTACTCTTCCTTATCTCCACTGTGCAGTAGTAGTCAGTTTCCCCTTGGTTGCCAGGATCAGTCACCCTAGCCAGCACACCAACTTACTCCTTTGCCTTTAGATTCAAAGACATGAGCTATCCAAAGTGGTTAGGCAGCAGTCCTAACACTCTGTTCAATAGAATTGTTGTTTCTCCTGCTGAAAACATTTCTCCCATTGGAATGAAGACTTTGAAGCAAGAAGAGCATAAGTAAAAGGGAATAGGAAGCAAAAAACTTGATACTGGGTCACTAGGGTTAATAATGTGTGGTGCCTCTTGCATTTCTACCTTTTGATTAGAGGTCTGGGTATGGGAGTTCAACAACATATCATGGATGCTGAATCAGAGCATCTAGGGCCTTCCTGAGAAGTGAGGCCCCTTGTTTCAACTCTGGGAGTATTGCTACCTGGGTTGTACTATAACTAATCCTGCAGAAGTTTTATGAGACTAATTGCTTCAGAAGTGTGGGGAATATGGTAAGACCAGTGAATTCCATGAGCTTGGGCCCATTATGGCACTTGATTTGGTATGAACTAAGATTGTTAACCAGAAGCAATGCTGTGAGAAATGCTATGAATGTGGTTTAAAAATTCTCTAATTCTCAATCATAGTTTTGGCAGATACATTACATTCAGGGAATGCAAATCCATAGCGAAAGGAAGTGTCTGTGGGGCAGTAAGAACAAATCACCGCACTTCCATGATGGAAGGAGTCCAATGTAATCAACCTGAACCCAGGCTGATCATGCCAAGGAATGCTGCCATATGGGAATTCAGGTAGATTCTACTGCTGAAAGATTTGGCACTAAGCGATGGTCATGCCCAGGGTAACTTTGGTGGTTGGAAGTTCATACTGTAGAGATCATGTACATCCTCCATCTCTGCCACCATGACCACTGTGTACATGCACCCATTGAGCTATGATGGGAGTAGATGGGGAAAGTGGCAACCAGTATGCACAAAATGGGTAATCCTATCCACTTGTATATTAAAATCATGCTCTGCAGGTCAGTCCTTGGTCAGCATTCACAAGGGACAAAGATATTTGTGTGCTTTTACTTATTCAGAGATCTATGTAAACATGGTTCTTCCTCATATTTTCTTGTTacaaatattccattttttccccaagtcCCTGATTATTCAGCCAAAACTTTGGCCAAAACCCAAGCATCAGTATACTTTCTAAATCTGGCCACTTCTCCTTCTAAGTGAATACCAGGTGCATCGCTTCAAGTTCTACCAATTGAAAGAAATTCCCTTCAACACTGACCTTCATCGATTTTCCAGAAGGTGGCTATAGAGATACATCTAATTACTTTTGAGCTGTACCTACATATTACTGCAGAACTTTCTGTGCACTAGGTCCACGTCTTTCTTCTACAGTTGATCATAGTGAACCCCTCACATGGCCTTGGGTGCAGGGTCGGGGACAAGGCACTATAGCAAAATTGGAGAATGttggggcaccgggtggctcagttaatgCCTCttccttcagtttaggtcataatcccaggaccctgagacccaacacaagccctgtattggactctctgctaagtggagagcctgcttcctcccctctctctgcctgtctctctgcctatttgtgatctctgtttgtcaactaaatcaataaaattaaaaaaaaaagatttttataaaaaattggggaatgtgcaaaagcttttgatcttgatgaaatcccaatagttcatttttgcccttgcttcccttgcctttgccgatattcctaggaaaatattgctgcggctgaggtcgaagaggttgctgcctgtgttctcctcaaggattttgatggattcctttctcacattgaggtccttcatccattttgagtctatttttgtgtgtggtgtaaggaagtggtccaatttcatttttctgcatgtggctgtccaattttcccagcaccatttattgaagaggctgtcttttttccattggacattctttcctgctttgtcgaagattagttgaccatagagttgagggtctatttctgggctctctatgctgttccattgatctatgtgtctgtttttgtgccactaccatgctgtcttgataatgacagctttgtaatagagcttgaagtccggaattgtgatgccaccaactttggctttctttttcaatattcctttggctattcgaggtcttttctggttccatataaattttaggattatttgttccatttctttgaaaaaaaaaaaaaaggatggtattttgatagggattgcattgaatgtgtagattgctttaggtagcatagacattttcacaacatttattcttccaatccaggagcagggaacatttttccatttctttgtgtcttcctcaatttctttcattagtactttatagttttctgcatatagattcttagcctcttcggttaggtttattcctaggtatcttatggttttaggtgcaattgtaaatgggactgactccttaatttctcgttcttctgtcttgttgttggtgtacagaaatgcaactgatttctgtgcattgattttatatcctgacactttgctgaaggAAACAGTTTGGtttttaacaaaaccaaaagacaactgacagaatgggagaagatatttgcaaatgacatatcagataaagggctagtgtccaaaatctataaggaacttgacaaactcaacacccaaagaacaaacaatccaatcaagaaatgggcagaggacatgaacagacatttctgcaaagaagacatccagatggccaacagacacatgaaaaagtgctccacgtcactcggcatcagggaaatacaaatcaaaaccacaatgagatatcacctcacaccagtcagaatggctaaaattaacaagtcaggaaatgacatg
Coding sequences within:
- the LOC123949213 gene encoding olfactory receptor 4C11, with the protein product MQQNNSVTEFILLGLTENPMRQKMVFVIFFIFYVGTVVGNLLIIVTIKSSRTLGSPMYFFLFYLSLADSCFSTSTAPRLIVDSLSAKKIITYNECMTQVFALHLFGCMEIFVLILMAADRYVAICKPLHYPTIMRRQVCIVLIILAWIGSFIHSIAQIILALRLPFCGPNLIDHYCCDLQPLLKLACMDTYRINLLLVSNSGAICSSSFVILMISYIVILHSLRNHSGEGRKKALSTCTSHIIVVILFFGPCIFIYTRPPTTFPMDKMVAVFYTIGTPFLNPIIYTLRNAEVKNAMRKLWHIKITSESKR